In Serinicoccus marinus DSM 15273, the genomic stretch CCTGGTGCTCGCCGGCGTCCTGTCGGTCACCTTCGGCGCCCGCGAGATCGGGTATGCCGATCTCGTCGCCGCCCTCGGCGGCGCGCAGGACAACATCTCCCAGGCGGCGGTCGCCCAGCGCGTGCCGCGCACCTTCCTGGCGATGCTGGTGGGCGCTGCCCTCGGGCTGGCCGGCGCGGTGATGCAGGGCGTCACCCGCAACCCGCTCGCCGACCCCGGCATCCTCGGGGTCACCTCTGGCGCCTCGCTCGCGGTGGTCGTCGGCATCGCCTTCTTCGGCCTCAGCACCTCCGGCGGCTACATCTGGGTGGCCATCGTCGGGGCCGCGGTCGCGGCGGCCGTCGTCTACGCCATCGGCTCGATGGGCCGCGGCGGCGCCACCCCGCTCAAGCTGGCGCTGGCCGGGGCGGCCATGTCCGCGGCGTTCTCCTCCCTGGTGAGCGCCATCCTGCTGCCGCGCATCCAGGTGATGGACTCCTTCCGGTTCTGGCAGATCGGCGGCGTCGGCGGCGCGACGCCGGAGAAGATCCTCACGGCCCTGCCCTTCCTGGCCGTCGGCACCCTCATGTCCGCCGCCGTGGCGCGTGGCCTCAACTCGCTGGCGCTCGGCGACGACCTGGCAGCCGGCCTCGGCGAGCGGGTGGCGCTGACCCGGGGGCTCGCCGCCGTCGGCGCGGTCACGCTCTGCGGCGCCGCGACCGCGGTGGCCGGACCCATCGGCTTCGTCGGGCTCGTCGTGCCGCACGCCTGCCGGCTCGTCGTCGGGACCGACCACCGGTGGCTGCTGCCGCTGTCGATGCTCGTGGGCGCGGTGCTGCTCACCCTGGCCGACGTGGTCGGCCGCGTCGTCGCCCGACCCGCGGAGGTCGACGTCGGCATCATCACCGCGCTCATCGGAGCGCCGGTCTTCATCATCATCGTGCGGCGGATGCGGGCGAGGGCGCTGTGAGCACGCGCACCGGTGACGCCACCGACGCCCGTCCGGCCCCGTCCGCGCTGCGGCTGGGTCGCCGCCGCCGTGCCGCGAGCCGGCGCCGCGCCGTCGGCCTGCTCGGGCTGCTCGTCGTCGCGCTCTTCGCCGTCAGCCTGATGGTGGGCCAGACGTTCTACGGGCCCGGCGAGGTCTGGCGGGTGGTCCTGGGCCAGGACGTGCCAGGCGCGACCTTCACCGTCGGGACGCTGCGGCTGCCGCGCGCCGTGCTGGGTCTGGTGGCCGGGGCCGCCCTGGGTATGGCCGGCGTCACCTTCCAGACCATGCTGCGCAACCCGCTGGCCTCGCCGGACATCATCGGGATCAGCGCGGGGGCCAGCGCCGCGGCGGTGATCGGGATCGTCGTGCTCCGCGTGGACGAGGCCCTCGTCTCCGTGCTGGCTATCGTGGCCGCCCTCGTGACGGCCCTGGTCATCTACCTGCTCGCCTACCGCGACGGGGTGCTCGGGACCCGGCTCATCCTCATCGGCATCGGCATCGCCGCGATGCTGGACTCGGTCGTCGCCTACGTCATCGTCCGCGCCGCGGCGTGGGACCTGCAGGTCGCGATGCGCTGGCTGACCGGCAGCCTCAACGGCGCGACCTGGGGGGTCGTGCTGCCGCTCGTCGTGGCGGCCGTCGTCCTCATGCCCGCCCTGCTCGCCCAGTCGCGGCAGCTCGACCTGCTGCAGCACGGCGACGACACCGCCAGCGCGCTCGGCGTGCGGGTGGAGCGGACCCGGCTCACCGTCATCGTCGCCGCCGTGGCCCTCATCGCCTTCGCGACCGCCGCCGCCGGCCCCATCGCCTTCGTGGCCTTCCTCGCCGGACCGATCGCCGCCCGCATCGTGGGGGCCGGTGGCTCGCTCATGGTGCCCGCCGCACTCACCGGTGCGCTGCTCGTGCTGGCCGCCGACCTCGCCGGGCAGCACCTCTTCGGCACCCGCTACCCCGTCGGGGTCATCACCGGCGTCCTCGGGGCGCCCTACCTCGTCTACCTGCTCGTCCGCACCAACCTCGCCGGAGGTTCGCTATGACCGCCTCGCACACGCTCGTCGCCGAGCACGTCCACCTCGGCTACGGCGACCGCACCGTCGTCGACGGACTGGACCTCACCGTCCCGCCGGGGCAGATCACGACCATCGTCGGCGCCAACGCGTGCGGCAAGTCGACGCTGCTGCGCGCACTGTCCCGGCTGCTCGCGCCGAGCGAGGGTCAGGTGGTGCTCGACGGCAAGGCGGTGCACACCCAGCCGACCAAGGCGGTCGCGCGCACCATGGGGTTGCTGCCGCAGAGCCCCATCGCGCCAGAGGGCATCGCCGTCGCCGACCTCGTCGCGCGAGGCCGCAGCCCGCACCAGCGGATGCTCACACGCTGGTCGGCCGCCGACGAGCAGGCGGTCGAGGAGGCCCTGGAGCTCACCGGCACCACCGACCTCGTGGACCGCGCCGTCGACGAGCTCTCCGGCGGGCAGCGCCAGCGCGTCTGGATCGCCATGGCACTGGCCCAGCAGACCGACATCCTGCTCCTGGACGAGCCCACGACCTACCTCGACATCTGCCACCAGATCGAGGTCCTCGACCTGCTCACCGACCTCAACCGCACCCGCGGCACGACGATCGT encodes the following:
- a CDS encoding iron ABC transporter permease, producing the protein MTDTLTSAPPDAPARAARRRGGTRAYRTTTLLVALGALVLAGVLSVTFGAREIGYADLVAALGGAQDNISQAAVAQRVPRTFLAMLVGAALGLAGAVMQGVTRNPLADPGILGVTSGASLAVVVGIAFFGLSTSGGYIWVAIVGAAVAAAVVYAIGSMGRGGATPLKLALAGAAMSAAFSSLVSAILLPRIQVMDSFRFWQIGGVGGATPEKILTALPFLAVGTLMSAAVARGLNSLALGDDLAAGLGERVALTRGLAAVGAVTLCGAATAVAGPIGFVGLVVPHACRLVVGTDHRWLLPLSMLVGAVLLTLADVVGRVVARPAEVDVGIITALIGAPVFIIIVRRMRARAL
- a CDS encoding iron chelate uptake ABC transporter family permease subunit; its protein translation is MSTRTGDATDARPAPSALRLGRRRRAASRRRAVGLLGLLVVALFAVSLMVGQTFYGPGEVWRVVLGQDVPGATFTVGTLRLPRAVLGLVAGAALGMAGVTFQTMLRNPLASPDIIGISAGASAAAVIGIVVLRVDEALVSVLAIVAALVTALVIYLLAYRDGVLGTRLILIGIGIAAMLDSVVAYVIVRAAAWDLQVAMRWLTGSLNGATWGVVLPLVVAAVVLMPALLAQSRQLDLLQHGDDTASALGVRVERTRLTVIVAAVALIAFATAAAGPIAFVAFLAGPIAARIVGAGGSLMVPAALTGALLVLAADLAGQHLFGTRYPVGVITGVLGAPYLVYLLVRTNLAGGSL
- a CDS encoding ABC transporter ATP-binding protein: MTASHTLVAEHVHLGYGDRTVVDGLDLTVPPGQITTIVGANACGKSTLLRALSRLLAPSEGQVVLDGKAVHTQPTKAVARTMGLLPQSPIAPEGIAVADLVARGRSPHQRMLTRWSAADEQAVEEALELTGTTDLVDRAVDELSGGQRQRVWIAMALAQQTDILLLDEPTTYLDICHQIEVLDLLTDLNRTRGTTIVMVLHDLNLAARYADHLVAMCGGRLLAGGTPEEVLTAPTVEQVFGMRSQVVPDPVSGKPMVLPIGRHHAAAGVLG